The Henckelia pumila isolate YLH828 chromosome 2, ASM3356847v2, whole genome shotgun sequence genome includes a window with the following:
- the LOC140878461 gene encoding subtilisin-like protease SBT3.18 yields the protein MQTYMYAYLQLAANTKMHWTLPALPLLEDIPFHFHYSRKLLCQVHIVYLGHNRENHDDPLVTTESHVQLLASVFPSKEKAKEAILYNYKHAFSGFAATLDASQATVLKNTRGVISVFKSKTMQMHTTRSWDFMGLTLDHSQGTPPQLAYGDDIIVGVFDSGIWPESPSFKEEPRMGPIPKHWKGECVAGDEFHPKKHCNKKLIGARYYLKGFEKAFGKINKTRNKEYISPRDAVGHGTHTASTAVGSRAKDASFYGFASGVARGGAPRARLAVYKVCWNVDHEARCREEDVLAAFDDAICDGVHVISASIGISRPPLQEFSASKFDIGSFHAMQHGVSVIFSAGNSGPDPGLVTNVSPWSICVASSTMDRNFPTKILLEDNEGNRYLTGEGFVRNHVGGKLARARDYFDGGRCNAEDWNSSRPLSGMVLVCFVSDGALDCEDAGNAAYVGQAAALICVQPLTRPIATLSMIPVVCIDVIQGTKVYRSAGLNKTVRIFPSDTAFKGSPAAPVVSATSARGPSSISPDFLKPDISAPGSNVLAAWPPNIPPLISMFPDDDNSSVTWKFDSGTSMACPHVSGVVALVKSAHPNWSPAAIRSAIMTSAYNVDITGDTISVEGTTKSADPFDIGAGHINPVKALDPGLIYDMTASDYIVFLCNRNYTDEQIRALVMIDTCTRCPSRYEPNWNINYPSITVLDLKQETTVKRTVRNVGHKKTAIYFVSIVNPNGVAVQVWPEILIFSPFKEEITYFVTLKPLKNSQGRYNFGSITWSDGFHHVRSPLVVQVNNTMY from the exons GTTCACATTGTCTACTTAGGTCACAACCGCGAAAACCATGACGATCCTCTTGTTACGACAGAATCTCATGTTCAGCTTCTCGCTAGTGTCTTTCCAAG CAAAGAAAAAGCGAAGGAAGCCATCCTCTACAACTACAAACACGCATTCTCGGGCTTTGCCGCGACTCTTGATGCAAGCCAAGCAACGGTTCTAAAGA ATACAAGAGGGGTCATCTCTGTGTTCAAGAGCAAGACAATGCAGATGCATACCACAAGAAGCTGGGATTTCATGGGTCTTACCCTGGATCACAGCCAAGGAACTCCGCCACAACTTGCATATGGTGACGATATCATTGTTGGAGTTTTTGACTCAG GTATCTGGCCAGAATCTCCTAGCTTCAAGGAGGAACCACGGATGGGACCTATACCAAAGCATTGGAAGGGAGAATGCGTGGCAGGGGACGAGTTTCATCCCAAGAAGCATTGCAACAAGAAGCTCATAGGAGCACGTTATTACCTCAAAGGATTCGAGAAAGCCTTCGGGAAGATTAACAAAACAAGAAATAAAGAATACATATCACCTCGTGACGCCGTTGGACATGGAACACACACGGCTTCAACAGCGGTAGGATCCAGAGCGAAAGACGCTAGTTTCTACGGTTTCGCGAGCGGAGTGGCACGTGGAGGAGCGCCAAGGGCCAGACTCGCAGTTTACAAAGTATGTTGGAACGTAGATCACGAAGCACGTTGCAGGGAAGAAGACGTTCTTGCAGCTTTCGACGACGCAATATGCGACGGCGTGCATGTTATATCGGCATCCATTGGTATAAGTAGGCCACCCTTGCAGGAATTCTCTGCATCAAAATTTGATATTGGCTCGTTTCATGCCATGCAACATGGGGTGAGTGTGATATTTTCAGCTGGTAACAGCGGCCCGGATCCGGGCCTTGTTACGAACGTCAGTCCCTGGAGCATCTGTGTTGCTTCTTCCACCATGGATCGAAATTTTCCGACCAAGATCTTGTTGGAAGACAACGAAGGCAACCGCTATCTCACT GGTGAAGGTTTCGTACGCAATCACGTGGGTGGAAAATTAGCAAGAGCCAGAGATTATTTCGATGGCGG GAGATGTAATGCAGAAGACTGGAACAGTAGCCGGCCATTATCGGGTATGGTCCTTGTCTGCTTCGTGAGCGATGGAGCACTGGATTGTGAAGATGCGGGGAATGCAGCATATGTAGGGCAAGCCGCGGCGCTCATATGTGTGCAACCATTAACCAGGCCGATTGCCACCCTCAGTATGATCCCGGTGGTTTGCATAGATGTCATTCAAGGCACCAAAGTCTACCGATCAGCCGG TCTCAACAAAACAGTGCGGATCTTTCCAAGTGATACAGCCTTTAAAGGGTCACCAGCGGCACCGGTGGTTTCAGCCACTTCTGCTCGAGGGCCAAGCTCAATTTCTCCTGATTTTCTTAAg CCAGATATTAGTGCACCAGGGAGCAACGTATTGGCAGCATGGCCTCCAAATATTCCTCCTTTGATATCAATGTTTCCCGATGATGATAACAGCTCCGTCACATGGAAATTCGACTCAGGCACGTCCATGGCTTGCCCCCATGTCTCCGGAGTCGTTGCACTCGTTAAATCTGCGCATCCAAACTGGTCCCCTGCTGCTATTAGATCCGCTATTATGACCTCTG CTTACAATGTTGACATAACTGGTGATACAATATCAGTAGAAGGAACAACAAAATCTGCTGATCCCTTTGACATTGGTGCTGGCCACATAAATCCGGTGAAGGCGTTAGATCCGGGACTAATATATGATATGACGGCTAGCGACTACATCGTTTTTCTCTGTAACAGAAATTACACTGACGAACAAATACGAGCCCTGGTCATGATCGACACGTGCACGAGGTGCCCGAGCAGATACGAACCCAACTGGAACATAAATTACCCTTCGATCACCGTTCTTGATCTCAAACAGGAGACCACAGTTAAGCGGACAGTCCGCAACGTCGGTCACAAGAAGACAGCGATATATTTCGTTAGCATCGTGAACCCAAACGGGGTCGCGGTCCAGGTCTGGCCAGAGATCTTGATATTTTCGCCTTTCAAAGAAGAAATAACATACTTCGTGACGTTAAAACCGTTGAAAAACAGCCAAGGAAGATACAACTTCGGTTCAATTACTTGGTCCGATGGGTTCCACCATGTGAGGAGTCCCCTTGTGGTTCAAGTCAATAATACTATGTACTGA